The sequence below is a genomic window from Cucumis melo cultivar AY chromosome 5, USDA_Cmelo_AY_1.0, whole genome shotgun sequence.
TTTTAGAACAAAGATCAAGTTATACTCACCCGTTGGTATTGCATGAATGCAAGCTTTTAACTTAATAATTGTGTCAATTTAAACCTACAAATTTTTATAAGTGTATCAATTTTAAGCTCcttgttatattttatttggatgaATGGTAAATTTATCAATTTGACCTCTAGGCCTACATAAGCAAATCTATTTACATATAAGAATTACTGCATTAAACGATTTTCAAATATGATCCTAATAAACCTTATAAATAGTTCATTTATAACAAGTTATAAGTTTaattggaatatatatatatatatatatatatatatatatattataaatgagATTAGGGAATGATTTGCCTAAGGATGGAGAGTGAATTTTTGTTAATCTAGCATCTAGAATCATTATCCAATGCTTTTGTTCTAGTCATGTTTACGTATATAATATAATTCATTATAGATAGGCATTGAGTAGTTCTTTTTTGGTGTATTCATTTCATGGCTGATTCAACTTTTAGGTGCTAAACTTTGAGTAGCTGTTCAAGTGAAAAAATAGAGCTTTAACATATAAGCTGATGTGAACTATTGGGTAAGTGATAAGAGCATGATTAGCTCTAGATTTTCCTTTTTGGTGTCTACTATATCAGTGATGTTTGTATATGAGAATACAAAAGTAGAGTATGAATCATGCTTACATATAATTGTCACCTTTGTTTACGAGTTAGctcattttaattatttgacTAATGTGTAGATACAGAAGTTTAAGGGGTTCTTCAATTAGAGCTTTGTGTTTACCTGTACCGTTGAAAACACTTGATTATTCAATAGTGAAAAATTATATTTTCGGACCTTGTGTTTTGTTCTGTCACTTTAATTAATGATCaacgtttattttttattttcttaggGTTGTTGTACAATTTTATGTAACTTGTTATTTGTTATAGTGTGTGTGTTAGATAACACTTCTTTCaaataatttgtgtttggttACCTTTCCTTAAAAGTATTTGTATGTGCGGGTTTGTTTGGTTTGTTATACAttcgaagtattttttttatgtcaTATTACTATAAAAGAAAACTATTAAATACTatgaattaataattttaatatataattaaaaaacacTTCCATCACTGAGTTTTCTCTCTTTCATAATCAACTAAGTTGGTTAAGAATTAGTCATTGGAAATGATCGACAGAGTTGGTTACTAGAGGTTATCATCAAAGTTGGTCACAAAAAATGTAGTAATTGGAGTTGGGCATCAAATGTGGTCATTGTAGTTGATCACCAAGGTGGACTTCATCAATCTATCTAGTTAAGTGATCGTCAAAAGTGGTTGCTGAAGTTGATTGCCAAAGGAGGTGACTGAAACAATGATTCCCATTATAATGAGGTGACAACAGTAATAAACGATAGTTGTTGCTTCGTTGTTGCTGGAGTGGTCACGAAGGGATGAAGTACATGGAAAACATTAAAAGAAGGAAAAGTTTTAAACATTGAgtagtaaataataatattgtatTAAAACGAGAGTAAAAATAACAATTATCCCTTATTACCTTAACACACACAAAAGAGATCTCTTTTGTAAATTGAAGTCAAGGAGCACcttaacaaaaatataaaaaaagttaaagttgAGATACTAGATTCTAGATCATTTTTTTCATATGGATTCTAGATTCTATAACGTATTCTTGGCCAAAGCAATTTTTGTGAGAAACTAAAAATTCTAGAATAGTATCTCAactttaaaaattgtttttgaacGTATTCTTTATAATAAAGTATGTCTTTGTTATACTTTAGAATATGttcaaaaacaatttttgtCTTGGCCAAAGCAATTCTCGCAACAAATTATTATGTTTGGCTATTTCTAGAgggaggaaaaagaaaacattccATTAATAACAATCTTACAAATGGTCTAAACAAAAGTATTTTGTGAGAAATCATCAGACTAAATACTTAACCAACAAATGCGGAAAGTACTTACAAAGAGCTTCGAACTTCTACAAATTTTGTAGCAGTTGAGACACTCATTTTCATATAAGATTTTTTTTCCGTTCAAATTAATTACTTTTCTTAACATTTCTGTTTGAATGGAATTCAAATTGAAGAACTCATTTTGTCTAAGCAATGCAACCTTTGAGACTTTTGACTTCTTTTAAATTCTCTACCTCTCAGCCATTTActaaactttgatgttcaacTCTTTAAACCCTTACCAAAGGTGgatttatctttttttatttatttatttatttatttattattattgaggAAGTAGAGGTAGTGTCACCGTCTTTGAATGTACCTATTTCATTAATTGTGTTATATTATATACTTAGGTAAATCATATACTACACATTCTTTACTCCAACCTTGAAAGTGTACTCTCAAAAAGAATCCTTGAAAGTGTCCTATTTGTTccaaaaaaaactaataataataataatccttCAAAGTGTAAATCAAAACATGCTCGCAAGAATCAAAGTGTGATCCCATAAATCTTCAAATATTTGTTTCAAGTATTTTGGAAATGATATAAGGTATCTAAAAATTATTCTCGTAAAATTAATTATCTAGCATCTTGACTCTCCCAAACATTAACTATCCTTAATCCATCACAGACATCTATCATACCATATATTTTAATGCCAAAAATTTAAAATcgaaatattttatatttatacccaaaaaaacaatatttgaCATAGAACCAATATCACAGACATATTGAAGAAGAAACCATGCGGTGGTACTCGCTCATTCCTTTTGCAGGAAATACAGTGATGACTCAACACTTATAATAAACAAAACCTAAATAAAGATTAAACATCTTCacttaataattaatatatataccTAAAAGATCTGAAAATTATCCACTTAGAAGAACCATGTCGTCACttgtatttaaagaaaaatgggAAAAAGAAATCTATAAGAGTTCACTCAATGTGTATAGAAGGCTTAAGATTCAATCAATTATAAGCTAATGTTTATTTCTTACATATTGAAGAAGAGAGCACAAGCCGAGGGTTAGATCAACAAAAGAATGAAGGGGTAAAACTTGTTGATAAATCAACAAATGTGAAGAAATACTATACAAAGAATGATACAAACTCTCAGATGCTAAAACTACTCTTTTCTTTGCTTCGCATTTCTGAGGTAAGGGATGATCATATACAGAAGGGTGGTTACATAAATAATACATCACCCGTAATCAAGCAAATCTATTATTGGGGGAAAAAGAACTTAGATAAGAATTAATACATGATACTCACATTAGATTAGGAGCTGTATTGGAAGTTAATGACTTGGTAGAACATAAAAATGCATCTGCAGAATCTACAGCTCTTTCGAGACCGACCAATGGTTTAAGTCTTCTCTCGACCTCCTTGCTTTGCAGATTAATCTCCTCCAGAACCATAGAAAATGCGACTTTGCAAGTATCCTCGTCCTGGAATGCTAGGATCCATCTCCCATCCACAAAAGGTTTTGCCTTTGACTTTAGTGGGGTACCATGTTTGGTAGGATCtagaaaaggtaaagttgatgGACGAATCCTCAAGTGCAGCCATCTTGAATGTTTTTCATCAATTCTAGGCTGGTTAAGAACAAAAAATTATGTTATTACTTGAGAATTCAAATTCATCCAAGATAGGCCAAGAATCAGTTTTTCGAAATTGAAAGTTCTTTCCATATTTATCTCTTACGAGTATTGTATGTTTCAATTTTGACCATACACACAAAGCATATTTAGATTACTGTTTGTTGTCAAATGGTGTCATGTAAAAGAAGTCTTACATTTGATCCAGCAAGAGGTGCAGCAACTCGAACAATTCCACAATTCAGTTTTGATGGCAGTTCTTCGGCAAGAATTATCCATCCGCAAGTTCCAATAGCAGTTCCAAGGAAGAAAAAGTGGCGCTCTTTACCCCTCTCAAAGGCAATTCTACAAGGCACTGCACCATCTACATAGCAACAACTAATGAAGGTTATTCACAAACTCACTGCAGCCTACGTGATTGAATTAAACAGAAACTATAATGTTAGAATCTAAAGTAAGCGATTCAAAGTTTAAAACTTACCAAGTCTCAACTCAGCACCTGGCTTAGGTCCTGAAGCATCTAGTCCAGCAACCTTTGCACGAGAGCAATCGGGAATTTCTGATGGAGGGTCAATACAGGGTTGATCTGACAAAGCCTTGCCAAGGGAAAATGACTGAAGTTGGTGTAGAAGAACAAATACCTTTAACGGAAAGAGGGGAAGATGCTGTTAAAAGAAGCTACATACAAATAGTAAATTGAAGaggaaaaaggaagagaaaaataaaaaataaaagccTGTGATCATATCCCACATCTGTTCGCTCTCTCAACTCAAATCACTCAGTTCATAGGGAAAATACATTTTAAGAAGGTAAcatatttttattgatttaaaaGGTAATTTAAATGTATCAACTGAAGCAATTAAAGTTAGGTGATTTCACCCgtccttttcctttttgtagTTTGTTAACTCTAATAATACACTTTCCTATTTTGCTGACGAGAGGGAAGGGGGGAAGAGAGATACCTTTACCAACTCAGACATTTTTTGACCAGCAGCAAATGATGATTCAGGTGGAACAGCATCTGCATGGAtaagaagttgaattaaattctTAGGGCAGTAGCATCAATCTCACCATACATTAAATTAACCACCCTTCTGACACAATAATAAGAACTAAATAAGGAGAGGGAAGAAAATCAATCACAACTATGAATCTTATAGCTATTTATCATTCTTACCAACGGCAGAAGCCTTTGCAGAGTGCAAGAGCATGGACTTCGGTTCTTTCCTTGGTGATGGGGCTTCAATTGCTGCAAAAAGGTTTAGTGGTTCAACACCCAGAAAACTCTTAATACACTACTTATCATCTAAAAAGCATCAATACTTTAGTCTGGCTAGAGTGTCCATGTCCGACACAGCCAATGTTGAAGACTTGGACACCCCGGTCCCTGACACTCACATCTGACACTTGAAAATACAACAAATGTGTTGAAAACTAGTTGtacaaaatcaatataaatcTAATTCAACCTTTGTTAGACATGTATTGAGCATTGTGAATGGTATTAGGGTGTTATTAGGGTATTAAGGGAATAAGTATATTAGTAATTAGCTAGGTAGTTTGTTATACTTATTGGTTATAAAATAGAGGTAGAGGGAAATGATGAGGAAAggtaatattttttaaagaagatGAAAGGCAATATTTTGGTGTGTGAAATAGAGTTTGAGGGTGATCTAAAGATTGGAAGGGtccaaatatttaaatatttgatagCATGGGGTTCCATCTCAAAGCCAATTAGCAATGCGAGAAGTAGCCCATCTCTTATAAGGAGAGTGAGTCTCCTTGGTTTTTCCAATGGGACTCAACACTGAATTAATTGGTTTATCTTGTAGTTTCATTACCTTTTATCTATCAATATATTTGGATTCTATCAATTTGTTGAGAACACTAAGCAAACACATAATAATATAAGACAAAAGTAATTATTTAGAGAATGAGATAAATTGAACTCATCTTTTAGTATACAAATGCttaaatttatatgataaaaattaaatactttttaaaacagTATTAATCTATGTGTGCaagaaatttcattaaatcCAATAACATTTTCACGATAGGGACTAAATTTATACTTAATGAAGCTAAGTATGAACTAAATCTTTACAAATTAAAGTTCGAAAAATAAATTGTTACTTTCATTTGAAGGACCCAACGTGTTTTTAACCCAAAAAGTAATATCACCAAGTTTGTGTTGTTTATATCCACctttgtatttgtatatatgcTCTTTAGCTTATCATTCATTAGATTACATTAAATACCTCTTTTGCACTTTTTCCACTCATCGGATAGAAGTATTATGAGGAAATCAGACCAAATCCCTCTAGCTTCCTGTAAGAGCTCAGTAGCCCAGTACTTATATGAATCCTATTAAATATCGAAGAGGAAAATATCAGAAAAAATAAGGTGAAACCTTTTCTTTTACAGACAACTTACAAGTAATAATCATGATGCATTTTCTTCAAGAAATAAATTACAGAAATAGAATGTGCTTACTTACTTTGAGCAATTTTAGATGATGACTGTTGAACTCTGCCTCACTATAAGGTAACAACTGCCGCAGAAGCCACCCGCCATCCCACAAAATCTCTGCAGATATATTTGAACGACAAAAGAGACTGACCAATGCATCTAGTACCTAAAACATAGCCAATAAAGGTGGATTAAGCCACTCACGTTCATAGTACAAGAATGGTTTCTCTATATGACTTGAACAAAATGATAACATTTCAGAAGTAGCCATAGCCATCTTCATTCATGTACCAACGAAATCATTTATCATTAATGGTAGATTCAATAGTCTGTTGTTTTCGGTTGGTTTTTGGTTCAGCTTATGTTAGAAACTTTTGTAATCAGACCTGTTTGATACTAATATACAAATATGTCGAGCAATGTTTCAGATCCAGATGAAATCAATATCCATTAGATAAAGAGAAGTACCTCAAACCTATGGGCACGAGGGCTTGCACCTGCTTTAAGAAAATATGAAATCCCATAATCCTGATAGTTAGAGATCAAGTCAGCAATCAGTAAGCAAGCGATCAAATGAAGCAGCATAACATTAAAAAGAGGCATCAAATGGTGGTAACATACTGGGTTAAGATTACATATTTGTCCTCAATGTAAGATAAAATGATATATAACCAGAGTTCAACTTCCGAAAAGCAACTAAGATATTATCTGAGCAGGCCTTTGAAAGCCTTTCAGTAACAGAATTCTATTAAGTAACATATGTCAACAATATgaagccaaagaaagatgaatGCCTTTCTTAATATTAGCatccttcttttccttttcccctctttctttagGAGGTGGAGTAGCTAGGAGAAGATTAACGGAAGCATGGGAAGACAAGAGTACCTTAAGCTTCTGCAGGTAACCATCAAGTTCAATATCGATACCACCCTTCACTGAGGTATTATCTGAAGAAAAGAGTTGCTCTTCGCCAGAATCTTCACCAACTAAGGCTTCCtgttaaatataatttacaaTTTGAGATATGTCCTGAATGGGTTTGTCAAAACGCAAGtacaaaggaaaagaaaacataatCTTAGGTTCTTAACAGATAGCAAGTACTAAAGTCTGCAAACATTATCAAATGTGACAGTAGCTGCATCAGGTAACAACAGTTACAAATGTGTCAGAAAGGAATAAAACCCAGTACAAATTTACACAGATCCAAAATTTTGAAACTTCATTCATACAAGCATTTGCCACCTATGGAGAAATTTTTATATGCAACCTTGTGGAAATCAAAGAGTCCCAGTAAGATGAATGTCCTAATATGGATCATGCTAAATGGAAACCTTAATACTTCAGAGATCTCACAATAGTTGTTCCCCAAGTAGACCCTTTTGCCATCAGTTTGACCTTTATGTTTGAATGATGGAAAATGTCTTAATCATGTTTTTTTCCTATGCCCTTGTCCTCAATGGTGCTAGTTTAATCCATTTCAATCATTCAGCCTCGATTGGGTATTTACAATCAGTTTAGATATACTTCAGATTTGGAAGAGGGGGTGTTATTATTTAAGATCGACTACAAAAAATCTTCTAAGAATGTGGATTGGGATTTTCTGCACATGGTGCTGGAGAAGAAGGGCTTTGATTATAAATGGAGAATATGGATGTGGGGTTGTAGGAGGAACGTGAGCTACTCTTTCCTCATAAATGGTAGTCTGACGGGTGGTGTGGTGGCTACAAGAGGCCTTAGGCAAGAAGACCCCCTTCTCCCCCTTCCTGTCGTGGATGTTATGAAAAAAACTGTTCCTTCCTGTCGTGGATGTTATGAAAAAAAACCGTTTAGGTGGGAGATCATTGAGAACCCCATTGATAATAGGGTCTGAAGATCGGGAATCCTAGGTTACGCAACAAAACCTTATTGGCTAAATGGTTGTGGAGCTTCTATTTCAAGCCCAATTCCCTTTGGCGTGAGATTATTGTTAGCAAATATGGCCTCATCCTTTCGTGTGGTTGGCTAAGGGTTCTAAAGGTACCTATCGGAATTTGTATAAGAATATTTCAAAAGAGTTCTCATTGATTTAGCTCATTGTGTGGTGGGGGAGGGAAGAGACTTACTTTTGGGAggtccttttttctttttttgattggGGATTTTATCCCCATAGGCTGCAAAGTTTACTTCATTGAAATTGACCAAATGCTTTAATCAACTGAAATGGATTATAAACTGATATAATCTTCAAATATCAATACTTGCAATTACAAGAAGCAAATGATATCCAATTAAATTTAAAGTCACTATTAAGTTATTTGTAAGTTTCTCTTGGTGAGCGATGATGGTGCTAAgagggtgtcaacctagttgagatgtggGTGCACCTCCTGATCCATAGCTTTATGCTTGTTGTTTCCATTatactttgagcattagtctcataTCATTATCTCAATTAAGAGCTTGTTTCttgttcaaaaaaaaattaaatttagaacaATGTCAAAAATCAAGTTCAGTGTGATAAGATGTAGCACTCAAAAACCAATGAATTGCTATATAAATCTAAGTATACGATGATCAACTTAAATGTGGAAATGAGAAGAAATAAATTTCCTTTTACCATATTGTCGATTATGTTAGTTCATGTGAGtcaagaaaacaaaattaaacccGACAAGAAAGCACCAACACATGTTATCCTATTGAAACAGAGACCAAAAATTGCAATATAGCGTATCATGGAAGAGTACCAATAAcaattttttatgttgttttcTTTGAGGAAGAATTCCGAGTGCATCCAGCATTGACTCATCCAGTTCTACAGAAAATTTGGGAGGCGTGATAAGAACAGAAAAATGGACTGAAGGAAGTTGAATAGCTGCACTGATCTGACCTTTAGTTTGCAAAAGTGTAGCCAGAACACTTAAAGCACCTAAGACTTGTACATCATCCCCAGTTGTAATATGAGACAGCAAAGCTCCCCTGCCAAAACATACATGATGGGTAGTTAGAAACACACTACTGACACAATTAAGTATTATTTGGACCAATATTCATTTAAGATGAATCTATATATTACAGAGTAGACCTGCCCCCCAATAAAGGGAAAGGAGaaaagcaaatatattgaaacaGACAATAGTTGAATTAGGAGTTTCGAACATTTGCAACAGCAACTTTAGAAAATAGAAATTGGAAGTTTCAGATTAGGACCTATCTACTGTGCACAAAAGAAATAGAGAAGATATAAAATCAGAAAATCTAATCAAGGGTCAAAAGCAGCTATTTATGAATAGCCCCAAGAAAATTATTATGCAACCATGTGCACAAAAGAAATTGAGAAGATATAAAATCAGAAAATCTAATCAAGGGTCAAAAGCAGCTATTTATGAATAGCCCCAAGAAAATTATTATGCAACCAAGTTACCGTGTAAGTCTTCAAGTATAAGAAGCATAGTAGCTACTTAATGTCTAACATACTGGCCATTCCATCTCGAATGAAACACTTTAATAAAGACGAATAATATAGCAAATAAATCAAATCTTCATTTAAAACTGATAAGGAAAACAAAAAACCATATGACAGGATGTGCATGATGCCAAGGCGTCTTTAGTAGGAAGTATTATGTCGAGAATTATATGAAGCATGCAAGTAAAGGATTTCGTCTAGTTTGATGGGTCGTCACTGTTGCATCCTTTATAAGGGTATAGCTGACAACTTTAACCACCTTCTCCTGAGGGTTGTCTATGCCGGTTCGGTTTGGGACTGCTTATTCACGGAGTTCAGTTTTCCGATAGTTCCGCCAAGAGAAGTCTGACTCAATGGTCGTTAAGTTCATTTCTCATCTGTCATTTCATGTAAAAGGTTGGTTTTTGTGGCTTGGAAGAGTTTGAGGTTCTGTGAGGCATTTGGTTATAGAGGAAAACGACAGTTTTTAGAGAATTAGAGAGGATCAAGGAGGCCTCTACACCCTTGTTAGGTTCCATATCTCTCTGGGGCCCGGTCATTTAGACAAATGTAATTATCTTTTATGTCTCGTTTTACTTGATTGGAGCCCTTTTGGTTTTAGGTTGGGTCCTTTTTGTTTGTCATTGAATTTTTCCTCTTGAAATAATTAGGGTACGTTTGAGTTGGGGTTTTAGGGGGAAAAGGGTTagaaaattgggccaaaccgtgtttggccaagggttatgataaattgagattagggttatcctaatccccaAATAACCCTACACAAATAACCCAATTCAAattctattattgttttttaaattactacaatcataaccttctcccaaacacatattattataacactactatcataatccctcCCCCAAACTCATACTATCATAATACTACATCTCATTTTTCTTCTCCCAGACACATACtaccataacactaccaataataatctTTCTCCCAAATACATATTATCATTACACTAGGATTATTATGATCCAAACGCACCCTTAGTATCAGAAACAATAGAAAacgaaagagagagaaacaaaTGTTGAATGTAAAAGACATAGTCGATAATTTATAGTTATTAGAACTTAGCTCCGAAAAGTACTCGACAAGAACCTACATGATATTTATACTTATATAACCATGCCAGAATTAATAGGTTAAAGAAACATCCTAAGAGGACGATACATCCTATGAggtgataaaaagaaaaatgaaaatgtcATACCCTAAAACAGTAGAAGTGgaggaaaaataaagaaaattgaaagcTCAATATTTGCAACCAAATTCTTTCGACAAGTAAAAAACACATTGTGATCTCAAATATCATATGTTGCAAAGTTCATGAAGCCAATGTCATAAGATGATTTTCTCTTAACTAATCATTTAAAGGAATAAGTTCAGTCGTACAAACCTCTTTTCCTGTTAAAAATTGAAATAGATGTTTGAATATTATTGaaaagcaataaacacgaaaccAGCTTACGTGAAAACCCGAGAACCGAGAGAAAAACCaagatgtttttagttttattattttctgatatgaatacaataggtacaaaaggagagaataaatagaataaaataggagagaaaggaaaatatctaggaaatatttaggaaataaaatcttatatattgttctttccaaaaataattctaataattctaacactccccctcaagttgggacgtaaatatcaatgaggcctaacttgctaacacaaaagtcgaagtttggtatgagaagccccttggtgaggACATCAACAACCTGTCGGCTCGAAgggatgtacggaatgcatatgttCCCACtatcaagtctttctttgatgaaatgccgatcaatctcaacatgtttagttctatcatgttgaattGGGTTGTTAGCGATACTAATAGCAGCTTTATTacaaaagagcttcaatggaGTCTCACATTCCTAATGAAGATCATACAAGACTTTTTGGAACCAAATTTCCTtacatattcccaaactcatagctctaTATTCGACCTCAGCATTGCTTCTGGCCACAAcattttgcttcttactcctccaagttacaagattgccccaaacaaaggtacaataaccggaggtagactttctgtcaacaACAGATCTTGCCAATttgagtcagtatatgcctcaatggtctttttgtctgtttttctaaacatcaaccctttaccaggtgcCGTTTTTAAGTATCTTAGAATTCTTTTGACAACTTCCATCTGTtcctcatagggagcctgcataaactggctgacagcACTAACAGCAAAGTaaatatcaggacgagtatgagataagtaaatcaatttacccacaaggcgctgatattgttctttatcaactggaacttgatcatcggagtttcctagtttacaattgaattcaataggagtgtcAGCGAGACGACATCCCAAtatacctgtctcggttagcagattaagggtgtattttctctgagacacggagatgccttctttagatatggccacctccattccaagaaaatatttcagattttccaaatccttgatttcaaattcattacccattctctgcttaagttgactgatttctgccTGATCATCTCCAGACAAAacgatgtcatccacataaactatcagaactgcaatcttccctgtctcggaaacatttgaaaataaagTGTGATCAGAGTGTCCCTGACTGTATCCTTGGAACTTGACGAAAGTAGTGAATCTGTCTAACCATGCTCTGGgtgactgtttcagaccatataaggATTTCTGGAGTTTACAAACCTGTTGACCACATTGGGCTTCAAAACCAGGCGGATGGCTCATGTAGACCTCCTCTACTAGATCTCCATTCAGAAAAGCATTTTTAACATCCAGCTGATATAGAGACCAATCTTTGTTTACAGCAACAGAAAGGAGTCTgacagtattcaacttagcaacaggagaaaaagtttctgaataatcaactccataggtctgagtaaatctttttgcaactaaccttgccttgtgtctgtcAAGAGTTCCATCTtctttgtatttgagagtgaatacccatttgcatcccacaagcttgtgtcccttgggtagggcacagatctcccaagtgttattcttttcaagagctttcatctcttccatgagaacattcttccattcagggcACTCTAAagcaatataaatatttttcggtattgtggtagagtcaaggctggCAGTAAAAGCTCTGAACTGTGGTGACAGATTCTCGTATGACACATAATTAGATATGGGGTGCTTTGTACAAGACCTAGTACCTTTTCTCAGTGCAATAGGAAGATCAAGAGAAGGATCATACTCATCATGTTTCCTTGTATGGCCCTGTTTAGCTTCATCattactggtttctattctaacaTCAATCTCATCACCAAAgtttttttcttccatattttcaagaacagcagcATCAGATCTatcattctcactcatcgtattattagtacaaggttctgtagggttttccataccttggtctcgaggaggttcgaagtcttggactggagccgacggttgactagtaggggacccgACTTCCTTTCTGAAATTCCTCCTGTAGTAtgttttccaaggaacttggtttgtaGGTAGGATTATAGGGTGAGGATCAATGTCAAACACGGTACTAGGAATAGGTTCGATAAATTCAAAGGTGCtattagactcttcactcacactctcccctgaagatggctaacaaGAAAATAGGATCGGTcctcacagaaagtaacatccatagtgacaaagtatttctTGGACGGTgagtgaaaacatttataaccacGCTGGTGAGGgagatacccaacaaacacacaagcctgagcccgaggggtaaatttggtctgattagggccaaaaCTATGGACATAAGTggtacacccaaacacacgaagaggaacctctgaaacaagacgagtagaggggtaggactccttaaggcattctattgattaaatgagctgctgtaagaatagcatctccccacatgtatgaaggaaaggaagtggaaagcataagggaaCGGGCTACTTCCAGAAGGTGACGATTTTTTCTCTCGgtcactccattttgttgaggagtgtaggcgcacgagttttggtgaacaatccccttagagactagaaat
It includes:
- the LOC103492441 gene encoding protein TRANSPARENT TESTA 9 isoform X5; translated protein: MWFSFWRSRDRFSLEELRYLTDQLQKIQIVNEVNKDFVIEALRSISELITYGDQHDASFFEFFMEKQIMGEFVRILKISRAATVSLQLLQTMSIIIQNLKSEHAIYYLFSTEHMNKLITYAFDFRNDELLSYYISFLRAISGKLNKNTISLLVKTQNDKVVSFPMYVEAIQFAFHEENMIRTAVRALTLNVYHVGDDYVNRFITSPPHADYFSNLVTFFRKQCIDLNDLVTETMRSAEPSTSTILAAVDEIEDNLYYISDVISAGIPDVGRLITDNILRHLIFPLLLPSLRIEVVNGFQIGAVTSLYLLCCILRIVKIKDLANTISAAFFCPLDAFSPQPEEGLNGNMTRLCCESRSQSSGSDGIVRQPLDAESLIKEVSDSSAPKTELKDVTVKNGCPGSRLELRGALLSHITTGDDVQVLGALSVLATLLQTKELDESMLDALGILPQRKQHKKLLLEALVGEDSGEEQLFSSDNTSVKGGIDIELDGYLQKLKDYGISYFLKAGASPRAHRFEVLDALVSLFCRSNISAEILWDGGWLLRQLLPYSEAEFNSHHLKLLKDSYKYWATELLQEARGIWSDFLIILLSDEWKKCKRAIEAPSPRKEPKSMLLHSAKASAVDAVPPESSFAAGQKMSELVKHLPLFPLKVFVLLHQLQSFSLGKALSDQPCIDPPSEIPDCSRAKVAGLDASGPKPGAELRLDGAVPCRIAFERGKERHFFFLGTAIGTCGWIILAEELPSKLNCGIVRVAAPLAGSNPRIDEKHSRWLHLRIRPSTLPFLDPTKHGTPLKSKAKPFVDGRWILAFQDEDTCKVAFSMVLEEINLQSKEVERRLKPLVGLERAVDSADAFLCSTKSLTSNTAPNLM
- the LOC103492441 gene encoding protein TRANSPARENT TESTA 9 isoform X1 — translated: MWFSFWRSRDRFSLEELRYLTDQLQKIQIVNEVNKDFVIEALRSISELITYGDQHDASFFEFFMEKQIMGEFVRILKISRAATVSLQLLQTMSIIIQNLKSEHAIYYLFSTEHMNKLITYAFDFRNDELLSYYISFLRAISGKLNKNTISLLVKTQNDKVVSFPMYVEAIQFAFHEENMIRTAVRALTLNVYHVGDDYVNRFITSPPHADYFSNLVTFFRKQCIDLNDLVTETMRSAEPSTSTILAAVDEIEDNLYYISDVISAGIPDVGRLITDNILRHLIFPLLLPSLRIEVVNGFQIGAVTSLYLLCCILRIVKIKDLANTISAAFFCPLDAFSPQPEEGLNGNMTRLCCESRSQSSGSDGIVRQPLDAESLIKEVSDSSAPKTELKDVTVKNGCPGSRLELRGALLSHITTGDDVQVLGALSVLATLLQTKGQISAAIQLPSVHFSVLITPPKFSVELDESMLDALGILPQRKQHKKLLLEALVGEDSGEEQLFSSDNTSVKGGIDIELDGYLQKLKDYGISYFLKAGASPRAHRFEVLDALVSLFCRSNISAEILWDGGWLLRQLLPYSEAEFNSHHLKLLKDSYKYWATELLQEARGIWSDFLIILLSDEWKKCKRAIEAPSPRKEPKSMLLHSAKASAVDAVPPESSFAAGQKMSELVKHLPLFPLKVFVLLHQLQSFSLGKALSDQPCIDPPSEIPDCSRAKVAGLDASGPKPGAELRLDGAVPCRIAFERGKERHFFFLGTAIGTCGWIILAEELPSKLNCGIVRVAAPLAGSNPRIDEKHSRWLHLRIRPSTLPFLDPTKHGTPLKSKAKPFVDGRWILAFQDEDTCKVAFSMVLEEINLQSKEVERRLKPLVGLERAVDSADAFLCSTKSLTSNTAPNLM